One region of Eleutherodactylus coqui strain aEleCoq1 chromosome 5, aEleCoq1.hap1, whole genome shotgun sequence genomic DNA includes:
- the LOC136627284 gene encoding oocyte zinc finger protein XlCOF22-like, with the protein MAESVIHLTLEILFQLTGEDYTVVKKTSSDGCWAPVCDGWGRPLSTISVPPPHPLIHENINVQKILELTNKIIELLTGEVPIRCQDVAVYFSMEEWEYLEGHKDLHKEAMMEDHQPLPSPVPSSKRRPPERCPHPLLPQDHQLLYEDEDLTDINATEINVRIKQECEEEIPTGDCPDDGSRSLEECLISADGKVVACGILEDTYEEPAVIPDMFSVLHTKDPSPGPLMQVQSSDSSQTDKQKKNRRRNAKYQIAHTGEKPYACAECGKCFTKNRNLVKHQKNHTGEKPYSCPECGKCFSYKSDLVTHERSHTGEKPFSCSDCGKCFSLKSQLVKHQKIHTGEKPYSCLECRKCFSYKSDLVKHQRFHIGEKPFSCSECGKCFFYKSDLVTHQRIHTGEKPFLCSECGKCFSRKSLLGKHQRSHTGEKPYSCSECAKCFCLKSQLVKHQKIHAEQKPYSCPECRKCFSYNSYLIKHRRIHTGEKPYSCSECGKCYSDKSILVKHQKIHTGEKPFLCQECGKCFPYKSDLLKHQRIHTGEKPYSFHNVANVLQINHVFTDIREVMQGRSNFSHFHVQNF; encoded by the exons gattacacagtagtgaagaagacatctagtgatggctgttgggcccctgtgtgtgatggatggggaagacccctaagCACAATCTCAgtgcccccacctcaccccctgatacatgagaacATCAATGtgcagaagattctagaactcactaACAAGATAATtgagctgctgaccggagag gttcctataaggtgtcaggatgtcgctgtctatttctccatggaggagtgggagtatttagaaggacacaaggatctgcacaaggaggccatgatggaggaccaccagccactcccatcaccag ttccatccagtaagagaagacccccagagagatgtccccatcctcttcttccacaggaccatcag CTTTTGTAtgaggatgaagatctgaccgataTTAATGCTACAGAGATAAATGTGAGGATCAAACAGGAGTgtgaagaggagattcctacaggtgaCTGCCCAG ATGACGGTAGCCGGAGCTTAGAGGAgtgtctgatatctgcagatggTAAAGTTGTTGCTTGTGGGATCTTagaagatacatatgaagaacctgctgTTATCCCAGATATGTTCTCAGTCCTTCACACCAAAGATCCATCACCGGGTCCTCTTATGCAGGTCcaatcttctgattcatcacagactgataagcagaagaaaaatcgcagaagGAATGCTAAATATCAAATTGCTCACACTGGGGAGAAGCCGTATgcttgtgcagaatgtgggaaatgttttactaagaaTAGAAATCTTGTTAAGCATCAGAAAAatcacacgggagagaagccgtattcatgtccagagtgtggaaaatgtttttcttATAAATCAGATCTCGTtacacatgagagaagtcacacaggcgagaagccattttcatgttcagattgtgggaaatgttttagtttGAAATCACAGTTGGTTaagcatcagaaaattcacacaggggagaagccgtattcatgcctagaatgtaggaaatgtttttcttataaatcagatcttgttaaacatcagagatttCACATAGGGgagaagcctttttcatgttcagaatgcgggaaatgtttcTTTTACAAATCAGATCtagttacacatcagagaattcacacaggggagaagccgtttttatgttcagaatgtgggaaatgtttcagtaGGAAATCACTTTTGGGTAAGcaccagagaagtcacacaggagagaagccgtattcatgttcagaatgtgcaaAATGCTTTTGTTTGAAATCGCAGTTggttaaacatcagaaaattcatgcagagcagaagccatattcatgtccagaatgtaggaaatgttttTCTTACAACTCATATCTCATTAAACatcggagaattcacacaggggagaagccatattcttgttcagaatgtggcaaatgttattCAGATAAATCaattcttgttaaacatcagaaaattcacacaggggagaagccatttttatgtcaagaatgtggaaaatgttttcctTACAAATCAGATCTCCTTaagcatcaaagaattcacacaggggagaaaccatattcatttcataatgtggcaaatgttttgcaGATAAATCATGTTTTTACAGATATCAGAGAAGTCATGCAGGGGAGAAGCAATtttagccattttcatgttcagaatttttaa